CAGCTGTGGGTCAATCTACCAGCTACCGCGAAAATGAGTGACCCGATATATCAAGAGTTTCCACCAGAATCGACTCCGCTTGAGCGCCGTGAAAACGGGTCGACCATTCGAGTCATCGCAGGGAAAACGAATCAAGGTACGGTTGGACCCGTGGTTAATAATCATACTTATCCAACCTATCTCGATGTTACTCTCCCAGCCCATACCGATTTTGAGCAGACCCTACCAACGGAACACAACGCCTTTGTTTATATGATAGAAGGTGATGTCAGTGTATTGAATGCGGATAGCGATAGTAAAAGTGATGTAGCTGAATATCAGAACAATACATTGGCAGCACAAAAACTTGGGATACTGACTCAGGGTGAGCAGGTTGTGGTACGTAGTGGTGATGATGGGGCGCGTTTCTTATTAATCGCAGGACAACCTTTGCATGAGCCTATCGCTCGCGGTGGTCCTTTTGTGATGAATACTAGAGCTGAGATAGTGCAAGCATTTGACGACTTTCATAGCGGAAAGTTTTAAAGGAATTCCGCCATTAAAAATAACATAAATATAAGTAGGAAATCAATATGGGCTTATTAGTAGACGGACAATGGCAAAATCAGTGGTACGATACCAAATCTACTGGTGGCAGCTTTGAGCGTAAAGAATCCAGTTTTAGAAATTGGGTCACCACAGATGGCAGCGCGGGTTCATCAGGGGTCGGCGGTTTTAAAGCTGAGCCGAATCGCTATCATTTATATGTCTCGCTTGCCTGTCCTTGGGCGCACCGCACCATTATCTATCGCAAACTCAAAGGTCTAGAAGACATGATTAGTATGTCGGTGGTCAATCCTATTATGCGCGATGAAGGTTGGACATTTAATGATGGCGAGGGCGTGATTGCTGATCCCATTTTTAACGCCACCCATTTATATGATATCTATATCGCTGCGCAAGCAGATTATACGGGTCGCGTCACTGTGCCTATTTTATGGGATAAAACAACCAACACTATCGTGAGTAATGAATCCTCTGAAATCATTCGCATGTTTAATAGTGCATTTGACGAGGTTGGCGCATTGGCAGGAGATTTTTCACCGCCAGAATTATTAGCAGAAATCGATGCGCTTAATGACTATATTTATCCAGCCATCAATAACGGCGTGTATCGTGCTGGTTTTGCCACCACCCAAGACGCTTATGATAATGCGGTAATCGAGTTATTTAATGCACTAGATGTATTAGAAGTTAGATTAGATAATCGTCGTTACTTAACGGGCAGCACGATAACAGAAGCGGATTGGCGATTATTTACCACCTTAGTGCGTTTTGATAGCGTTTATGTCGGTCATTTTAAATGTAATTTACATCGCATTGTCGATTACCCAAATCTTTGGGGTTATTTGCGAGATTTATATCAGGTGGCAGGTATTGCTGAAACCGTCAATATTCCCTATACCAAAATGCACTACTACGGGAGTCACGACACGATTAATCCAACCCATATTATACCTATTGGACCTGAGATTGATTTTAATGCGCCGCATGGTCGTGAACTACTAGCAGATTCATGAGGTATTGATAATTTTTCGGTGGATCATATTTCTAAGCGTTTATGTGGTTATAAGAAATTATTCAGTTATAAAAAACCTAGATGTAACTGGCGATGATATTAATTAATAAAGAGATAATCACTAAGTTAAATACAAAGGCAATGATGCTATGAAGAGTAGCAAGCCCTCTACCTGCTTTTGACGTAAACGCAATATCAGCCGTCTGACCGGACGTACCAATGGCAACGGCACAATAAAAGAAGTCTTCAAATTTAGCATCTACCGTCATGGCAGTCGTATCACTGGGATTGTTAACCGCTGCCATAGATTCGGGAAACATAAAAGGCAGCAGTGCGTCTTGACGTTGCTCAGCAAAATATAAATAACCATATTGCAGCGCAAAAATAATTTGTATCATCAGCCAATTAATAAAAATAGTACTCACCGTGAGTACAGGAGTGAAAATGCGCTCCATACCTTGATAGTCTTTGCCAATTTGCGTTTGCCTAACGATTGCTAATAAACAAATCAAACTTGCCATCATAATGAGGGTTAAAATAATGACCTTGCCTTCATGCACTTGGATCAGATGGTCATGAATAGTATTCTTGCGCATCATAACGACGATACTGACGATATAGATTAAAATGGCACTATCCCAGCCGATGATAAAGCTGGTACTAAAGGACACCGCCCATATTATCGCGATAATCGTACCGATAATCGCACCACCTATGAGACTTCCTATCAACCGCCAATGGCTTATAAGCCAATGATGCTGCAAGTAATTATTCAACCTAACTATCATAAGATAGAGTCCTATTAATAAAACCTATTGGTAAGTCACAGCGGAAGTGTATAGCGATTTTATACTGGATGTTAGCACATAATATCTCTGTAACTGCGACCACCCCTACTATTGATGAGTGACATATATCATTAAGGCAGCGGCCATGCACTAGACAACGCTATAGCATAGAAATTCATATAGCGATATGATGCTAAAAAACAGCAGTAAAATAGCAGTGAGTATAAGATATTTAAAATAATAACGAATTGAACCTAAGTGCTGCCTATAATAGTCATCGTGCTGCTTATCATAATGGCAAAGGCTGAATTACTTGTATTGTTTAAAGGAATAATAATGAGTTGGCAAATACCAAAACGAACCTTTATTTATAAAACATTAGCTGTAGGCAAACGGCTTAAGCTACCAATATCAGCCAGTGCGGTAGAGGTTGCTCATACTAAACTATTGGCATTTAAAGGTCAGGCTGAAGCTCAATTCAATCTTGGGCTGATGTATGAAAATGGCGAAGACGTGTTTCAGGATAACGCTAAAGCCGCTACATGGTTTCAAAAAGCTGCCAATCAAGGTCATGCTATAGCCCAGTTTCGGCTGGGGCGTCAGTATGAAAAAGGCGAAGGGGTCATTCAGGATAATACTAAAGCCGCGGCATGGTACCAAAAATCTGCAAGCCAAGGCTATGCCGAAGCACAGTTTAGTCTTGGCTCTATGTATAGTAATGGCAGAGGTGTCGTTCAGGATGAGGCGAAAGGTTCTGAATGGTATCAAAAAGCCGCTGACCAAGGTCATACTGTTGCCCAGTACATTTTGGGCTTAATTTATACCAATAGTGTCTCGCAAGATGATGTCAGAGGTGCTAAATGGCATCAAAAAGCTGCCGATCATCAAGGGCACGCTATTGCTCAGTATTATCTTGAAGTGCTTAGTAATGATGGCATCTCTCTGAATGATGCTACAGCCGTGGAACGCTACCAAAAAGCTGCCAATCAAGGTCATGCGGTTGCTCAGTTTAATCTTGGCGTACTGTATAAAAAAGGCGAAGGCGTGCTTCAGGATAATGCTAAGGCGGCGAAGTGGTTTCAAAAAGCGGCGGAACAAAATAATAGTCATGCTCAATATAATCTTGGCATCATGTACAAGAAAGGTGAAGGCGTACCCCAAGACTATAAAAAGGCTGCTGAATGGTTACAGAAAGCGGCGGATCAAAATAATGACCACGCTCAATTTAACCTTGGCGCCCTCTATGAAAAAGGCGAAGGTGTGCCTGAAGATGACACCCAAGCAGCTGAATGGTTTCTAAGAGCAGCCAATCAAAATAACAGCCATGCTCAGTTCAACCTTGGCATCCTGTACAAAAAAGGTGAAGGCGTGCAACAAGATTATCAGAAAGCCGCCGAGTGGTTCCAAAGAGCTGCCACCCTTAATAATGTCCATGCGCAGTTCAATCTTGGTCTGATGTATGAAAATGGCGAAGGCTTACTTCAGGATAAAGTTAAAGCAGCTGAGTGGTATGCCATCGCTTGCAATAACGGGTCTCGTAGTGGCTGTGAGCATCATGAACGACTCAAGCTGAACATCAACCGTACTATTTAGAACCTTCATCGCGCTTAAAATTTAAAATAACTGGCTTTTACGCTATCAGCGGTTACTATGTGCAGAGTTTTTATATTCTGTTCGAGTGTCTAGACATTATTCATTTATGAGTCGTAAAAAAGGAAACCAGTCATGGTTAATACCAAAATATATCAATCCGTCTATATTTTAGCTGAAGAATTGTTGGAAGCTAATAATAGAGGTAATCAAGAAGCTTTTGATACGCTTTATGCCACCTTGCAGGCGATATGTACGGATAACGAAAATACGGATAAAGATCATCCCGTACAATGGGAAACCCTTGCTGATTTTACCGAGGAATTGGAAGAGGCATTGGTTATCTACGAAAAAGCGCTTGCAAAAGCCATTGCGATAAATTCGAAAGACTTTATGTCGTCGATTGCCTTTTCAATGGCGGTATTGCAAATTGAATTGGGTCAAACGGAAGCGGCTATCACTAATCTACAAAATGCAAAAATCAGCTGTAATAAAATTGAAGATAAAGTATTGAAGAACGAAATACATGACTTATTGGTTAAGCTAACTGCAGAGTAAATTTGCTTAATAATCTATGAGCAGCATAAAAAGTTAAGGCGCTGATTCTGTAGAGTCAGCGCCTATAAAATAGGTATAAATTAAGTAGTTATTTTCGTGTTTATTTTCGTATTATTCAGCAGGTTTATCGCTATCTGTCTGCTCAAACAAGGCTTCAATCGGTTTAGTGTGAATAGTCGACGCATTGAACATTGATTTATTACCGGCATCGCTTTCAGTCCAAAAATTAATATTAAACTGGGCGTCATCACTGAGTTCGACGCGGTGCCAATATTCGGGCGGACTGACGGCAAATTGTCCTGCCTGAATGACGATAGTTTGCTCAGGTACGGTAGCGGCTTCATCAGCAAAGCCGTAAAAGGTGACCGTGCCTTGCATGACGCAAATTTGACCGTATACGCCTGCTGCGGTGTTGTGATGGGTTAATAGGGCTTTGGGTACTTTATCCTTGGTAAAAAAGTGCGTAGAACGTTTTATTTTCCAATGGCTCGGGATGATTGGGTGGCTCATGCTAACTCCTCGATGAATAGGATTCGTTTGATACCCTTTTATTTTAAATTATCATTAATAGTACTTTGTAATGCAATACTTTTTGATTCAATGCCTTTTAACTTAACAATACCATTAACCATTATCGAATGGTACTACGAGGTGGTGTGTAGCTCGACTCAATAATTTTAATATCGACATGACCACTATAAACGTCAACGTTGATTAACGGATTTTCATCGACGATGATTTGTTTTGCATACTGGGGAATGCTACCGGCTGCAATTGATTTTTGCATATTCGCTCTTGCCGCTTTAGAGTGAAAGATACAATCTTTTTCATCTTCGCGATCTTTCTTATTAAAGACATAAAAGTTGGCTCTATCTTGTCTAAGAATGCCCGCAACGGTGCTATTACTATAGTTATTTGCAATGGACACACCATTGGAGTTGTGTTTATCCGCGTAAGAGATACGGGCGCTATAACTACATAAATAATCATCAGCATAAGCAGGAATAGCCACTATAAATAATGTCGCGACGACAAATAGTTGAGTTCTAAAGGTTCGCATATGATGTATTCCCTAACGTTTATAATTGTATTATAGGTTTTAGCACGATAACGTATAGCTACCAAACTATATTTGACAAAAATTAATGTTTGTCAGTTTTTAGGTAAGATTGATGGTCAATTGAAGGCCCAATGAAGTTTTTTGGTGAAGATTCTGTACAGACAATACCAGTGATTAAATGCTAGATTAAGGCATCACTTTGAATCTTAAAAGGAAGATAATCATGTGGGATCAACGCTACAGTGAAGCAGAGTATGTCTTTGGCACAGAACCTAATGACTTTCTAAAAGAGGTGTTTCAGAGAATACCCTCAGGCGGACGCGTGCTGTGTTTAGCGGAAGGCGAAGGCAGAAATGCGGTTTTTTTAGCTGAACAAGGCTATGAAGTGACTGCGATTGATTTATCTGAAGTCGGCTTAAAAAAAGCCCTAAAATTAGCCAGTGATAAGGGCGTTCATATCACTACGCAAGTTGCAGATTTGGCTGAATACGATTTTGGCAATCAGCAATGGGATGGCATTGTGTCTATTTCAGTACATCTGCCTGATACCTTGCGTCAGCAGGTTCATGCACAAATTGAACCGGCGTTAAAACATGGTGGTGTCTTTATCCTTGAAGCCTATACTTATGAGCAAACCAAAATGGCAGGTATCGGTGGACCTGATGCCTCACAAAAAGATAGATTTATGTCACTAGCAAAATTACAAATGGAGCTTGCCGTGCTCCATGAAGTTATCGGTATTGAAAAGCACCGGAGTCTATCAGAAGGCAAGCGTCACAAAGGTCTCAGCGCAGTTGTGCAATTTGTCGGTTATAAAGAATAATTAGTAAAGCGGCACTCTAGGCTAAAAAATCCGAATGTTTGCAGCATGTCCGTATTCCCATAGTTGCATGAATATGTAAGGGCTATTTTATTGAATACTTTGCCCATGGCTCATGCTGTATCGAACTCAGTACGCGTTCGATATTTAGCGCTGACGTTAGCGATATTTTATTTGTTGTATACCTTAACCAACAGCTATAGCGCTACGCTGTACGAGATAGCGCCCTCACGAGTCCACAATTTAGCCATTACATTCGATAATGCAATTCCATTTATTCCAGTGATGATTGTGCCGTACAGTTGGTCGTTGCTATTGTTTGTTGCCAGCTTTTTTATGGTACGTACGATGTTGCAGTTGGTCTTACTGACGCGGCGTTTAATAGTAGCAACGATAATGGCTTGCTTGATTTTTTATTGCTATCCCGCTCGATTCTCATTGCATCGACCAATGCCTGATGATTGGACACAGATTGGTTATCAGTTTTTAATGGTCACCGATAAGCCGTTTAATCAATTACCATCGTTGCACGTCAGCTATGCCCTATTAATAGGATTGTCGCTATGGAATGTCATCGACGCCAATAAGATATGGCTGTTAAGCAGCTATCGACTGTTGCTTGTGAGCGTATGTGGGTTCATTATTGCCTCAACTGTGCTGACTTATCAGCATCATTTACTCGATGTAGTAGGCGGAATAATACTCGCCGGAATCGTGTTTCAGCTCTCACATTTAATCCGCAATACGCAAGTCAGCCAGTATCTTGTATTGGGCATGATGGGGTTTTTATTGATTGCCATTGCAGGATTTTATATCAGTACCATGATAATTATGACCACACTTGCTGAACGGTCGGTGATAGAAAACCTATCGATTGTGATTGCACTCTATTGGTTAGTGAGTTTTATGACTCTAGCGTGGGCACATCAGCAGCCTAATGCTGCGTTGGACAACAATGGGTTTCAAAAGAACAGTAGGGGGGAATTAGCTTTATCTACTTGGATTAAATTCGCGCCTATGCTACTGATTTATAATGGGATATCGCTGATAGGGCAACGCTATTTTAAGGCAAGGCTCAAAACCAAGCTCAAAACGAAACTCAAAAAGAACAACGCGCAAGTCACTGCGCCCATATTATATCCGATCAATCATAGTCTCTTTATCGTTGCCTCACCGCGGCTCGCACAAGCCAATGTAGAGGGTTATCTCACGCATTGGTTATCCAGTTCTGGTTTATTAGCATCAGCTATACCAATTGTACCGTATCAAATTATCGTGGTTGATTTTGCTGTAGAGGTGTCCAGTCATATTAATAAGCTAAAGGTAGCGTCACAATGTTGCAGTAATAACATCAGCAAGGCTAGCAGCAAGGCACGTGCAAAATTTAAGTTTAATGGTCATTGCCATTATTTTTATTTTCCACTATTAGATTTGCGCTCATTAAGTGACGTATCGCCCAAAGACTATATTCACTTGTTTCAGCAACTTGACGCGTTAACCCTATCGAATGATATTCAGCCTACTGCGGTTACTGATAAAAATAACATAGCGGGTAATCCTACGGATATAACGCTCATTAACTTTCATTGCGTGATGGGATTATCACGCAGTGTGGGCGTGCAAGTGCTCTATTTGGTCTATTGTGGCACGCTGACGACGGACAGTTATCGCGCGTGGATTGCGCACTATTATCCGCATGCGCGACTGGCGGAGGGTTATTTGCCTGCGTCTTTGGTACTGGCTATTGCCAATGATAAGCGTAACCCTATACATTGATGGCTTGTATCAATATCGTGAGAGAGCGTGGCGCATGACACTGAACCCAGACCATATCTTTATTATCAGTATCCTGTCGATTAATATACTGGTATGGATAGTGTTATCAATTCCAAAAAATCGCAAAAAACTGCCGTCGATATATCTTATTACCCGCTCATGGTGGTGGATGCTAGCGTTACTGTTTGGGTGTTATTTATTGGCACAAATCACCAATGCGTTCGGAGATTATATTTACTGGTGGGTGCTCGATGGGTTGTTTATCGTCATTGGTCTACAAGGGCTGTATGAGATATTTAGACTATGGCGACTGCCTAGTAAAAACAAACTTCTACAAAAGCTCGCTGCTCAACAATCCAGTCAAATTAACGCTCATAATAGTGCTTCTAGCCTTAACGTTTCTAACCTTAGTTTATTGTCTGTTTCTCACAGGGGAATATTAGATATAGGGTTATTAATGCTGCTAGTTTGCTTGATTATTAGCCTATTGGCGCTGCATCATTTAAGTTTCAATCGTAGTATGGATGGCGTGCTGTTGTTTGTCCTATTTGCCAGTCAATTTAATGACATTAGCCAATATCTATGTGGGCGATTATTGGGTGGTCGCTTATTTCAGCGCAAATTAGCACCACGTGTAAGCCCTAATAAAACCATCGAAGGCGCATTGTTTGGTAGCTTATTATCTGCAAGTTTGGCGACCATATTAGGCATCTTAGTAACGCCCTTTAGTTGGGTCACAAGCTTTGCCTTTGCTATTTTATTGGCAGTCAGCGGTATTATGGGGGATTTATTAGAATCGGCATTTAAGCGCCATCACGGTATTAAAGATACGGGTACGATATTACCCGGACATGGTGGAATACTAGATAGGATTGATAGTTTATTGATAGGCGTGCCGCTTTTTACTGTAATTTATTGGCTGATGTATTAAGGGTTATTTATATTTGCTAAATTGATGTTACTTGTCCAACTTTTGCCGCATGATGATGTTAAGCAGTGGTGAAGGCAGACTGTTTAGAATATGGATTAGATAGCGCATACGTTTTGGAAAAATTGCCAATACGACGTCATGATTTATAGCATGCATGATATGTTTTACCGCCGTCTGTTCAGACATAATAAAGGGTTTGTGACTGGTATCACCATCGTTTAAATCGCGCAATGCTTGCGTATTTACATAGCCTGAAGCAATGCAGGTGACTTGAATATTAAAAGGCGCGAGAGCAAGTCGGTAGGCGCTAGCGGTGGCAATCATGGCACGTTTGCATTTGGCATACAGACTGGTATACGGATAATCTAGTAACCCAGCGATAGAGGACAAACATATCAATGCTGGCTTTTGAGAGGGATATTGGTCGCTATAACGCTGTGATTTGTATTCATTGTCATAATCCTGCTGCTTTAAATTTTCACTTGCCCATGCAAAAATATCATTAAAAGCTTGTAGATTAACGGCTAATGAGTGGGCGCTATCTACTTGATTGAGTGTCGTAACGCGCTCATTAAGATACCAACCCGCACAATATATCAGGCGCTCAAAGGGTTGCGCGTTGAATTGTTCATTAAGTTGTTGGAATAATTTTTGTCGATTGTCAGGTTTGCTAACATCGTTTTGAATGGTCGTTAGCATTGGATAGTACTTATTTAAAGCCTGAATTTTCTCTAAACTGCTACCAACTACAATGACATCCCAGCCAAGCTTTATATGCTCAAGCGCTAACGCTAGCCCAATACCGCTGGTGCCACCGATAATAATGACGCAAGGTTTGTGCGATTTATTATTAACGTATTGGCAGGGCAGCTTTATATTCATATTGATAGCCTTGAGTGTTCAAGAAAGTCACGAGTACGCTCATAGCCATATTGCCATTGCGCCTGCATCTGCTGCACAAAGCCATCGTATTCAGGATGAATCAGCTCTATCAGACCTGCTCTAAAATTCATCCGCTTTTGTACATGTTGTCCGGCTAACGCTTGTCCATTATCGGCAAATGGCAACCAGTGGATTTGGGCGTTATGTTGCAGATGATTTGATTTAAAATTATGTACGGCATTTAAACGACTGTTTGGGTCAAAGCCAAATATGCGCTTGATAGCAGGCGTTGCCAAGTGTTTATCATACGGCGCTTTTGTTTCAGCAAATATGCGTTGTCCTAACTGGCTTGCCAATTCAATGGGTGTCAGGTCAATAACGCCGCCCAGACACCATCCTAAATCTTCTATATATCGTGGTTGTAGATAGTACATATCCGCCATTGATACTCTTACGGCTTGGCTAATATCCCACTTTTCAATCATGTGAATAGACGGTGCAATTCTTTGCGGTGCATAGGCATGAATAGGGCAGTCGAAACTAAACTGGCTTTGAGCGACTATATTGGTGGGTGCGAATAATACCTCTTGTAAAAAGGCAGGCGCGATTGAGGCATGAGCAGGTAATAAGCGACTGGCAATAATCGCAATATCTGGCGCTGTTAAAGCTGTAAATTTATAAGAAGCATTTGTTGTACTATCTTTAAGGCTCATTAAACTTTCAAGCCAATCTGCTTCGTCTATTATGTCAAACATAGCAAAATGTTGAAGTTCGCTAAGCAAGCTGTCATGCGTATCCGTGCGATGAAAGTGATTGAGCCTATGTTCATGTTTTGATAATAACCAGCGTTTTATGGCTTGGGGGAAATAGCCCGTTTTTGATAATAGAGAGTGTCTATTTCCATGATTTGGCACACGCGGTTGGCTAGCACGTACCACGTTAAATAACTCTTGGCTAATAGAGAGTGCTTGAAGCTGTTTAGGCTCGGGCGCTATGTCTACCAATAAGGCGGCTAAACTACCACCGCAACTGGCGATGATTAAATCAGGCTTGAGATTATGCTCACATAATGCCGCGTAGCTGCCGAGATAATAGCCAAAGCGTGCGCCGCCACCAGAGAATAATTGAACACGCGTATAAGGCGCAGTCATCAGGCGGATTTATCGTTGATTGTTTGAGTAAGCGATTGACTACTCAAGTCTTTAATATTCACCATTTCTTGCTTAACGGCTAAAGACACCGTGAAAATGCCAAAGCGGTCGATACGCATATCGAGCTTAGTAAAACCCGCTTGGGTGACCAATTGATCCATTTCCGCTTGCGAGCGGCAACGCATCACCCAATTGCTACCACGATGATTATTCAGAGTTTTACTAATAAATTCTTGTTCAGGGTGCCAAGGTTGATTGGTGTAAAGCAGATAACCGCCTGCTGCTAAGCTGCTATGAATGCCAGTGAGTGCGGTACTTACCAAGGTATTGTCTGAGAATAATTCGAAAATTCCTGAGGCAATGGCGATATCGAAAAGGTTGTTTGTGTTATCAGCAGCGGTATCAGCAATAATAGACGTATAACTTGTTAGGTCAAAAGCATCTTTTTCCAACGCCATCACACGCTCACTAACGCCGAGCTCATTAGCTCTATCAGTGAGTACTTGCACATTATGACGGTCATAATCTCTCAGCTCAGCGTGTAAAGAGTCAAACTCAGCTAATAAATCAAACACGTAATAGCCATTACCACTGGCAATGTCTAACACTCGCAGCGATTGTGTAGAGTAGTTATTATAGTGGTCATCAGCGTGTGAACGCTTGGCAATGGCAATACGGGCAAGCTCAAGTAAGTGCTCGCGGCGAATACGAATACCTTGCCAACCGATATTGCTTAGATAGAACTTATCGACGACTTTGCCAAAGTAATTTTTACCATTTGGGGTATTGACATATACTTTATCCAGTGAGCTGCCAGAGTCAAAACCATGCTCAAGTCCGGTGGCAATAGCGTCGCTCACGTGCCCAAATTTTTGCATGGCAAAGCGTGTGAAGGCAAAGTTTGGGTTAAAGGGCTTGATAGCAAGACGGTCAACTTTGTCTTTACTGGCGCTACTCTGGTGTGCGTTGGTCAAATCAACCGTTTTAACAGGTTGGACAAATAAGCTATCGGCAAACCCAATACAGTCGGCAAAAATGTCCGCTTTATTGGTTTCATGAAAAATGGCATGAAAGCTGTCGGGATACAATTGCCAGCGTTTAATGGGTGCACTGAGTTGGTCGTAAAAATCACGCTCCGCTTGTTTGTCTACTACATAATCTTTGCCCGCACAAAGTATAAAGGTCGGTACAGTTATGGCACTGGCATCGTCTAATAAACGCTGACCTGTGGCGTGAGTATCGATGAGTAAATCGCTAGATATAGAGCCTGAGATGAGCGGGTCAGCATTGTAGGCGGCTTGCGCTGCTTTATCATGGGTTAATACTTGCGCTTTAACATAGCTTGAGACTCGTGACATCAGTCCAAATTTACGCGCAATTTTTAGGACAGGAATGGCAAGTGGCAGGTAAAGACGAATGCTAATGGCTGGCGTGCCCAGTATCATGCCGCGAATAGTCGGCGCATAATCATGAACCCATGCTGCGGCTAGCGTCGCACCGATACTACTCGCGATAATCATGGTGTTTTCTATAGCAATCCCTGTTTGCGCTATTACCAAATTAACAAAATCATTCAAATCGCGCTCAAGTTCAGTGACGCTATCGGCATGGTCTTTAATGCCACCAGAACGTCCATTGCCCCGCGCATCCCATGCGAATACCTGATAGCCAGCTTGTGCAAAACACTCCCCAAGCTCATTTAAACGCCCAGAATGCTCATGCCCGCGATGTAAGAGAATGACTTGCTTTTGCGGGTCATCAATCGCCTGAGCTGACCGTTTGGCAACCTCTGCTAACGGCATCGTTAACCAATAGCGATAATAAATCGCGGTGCCATCATAAGCATTAAAACAGCTTTGCTGAGCAATAATAGGACTAGCGGCTGTATTAATATTAAGGTCGTTGTTCATAATGGCGTTTCCTTGAATAGGCTGTTGCATATACGACGCTGATAAAGGTTTTGATTGCTTATTTAAAACTCTGAGCATCGGCGCGGGATACATACTGTCAAAATAATAATGAGCAATAAAACTAAGTCGATTAAAGCAGGTCTTGATTAATAACCACTCGTTTAGCCAAAATAACAGCCGAATATAGTGAATGGCTCGATGAGCATAGTGATGATTGCCTAATGCCACGAGCGCACCAATAAGACCAAGCTCTAATGCTCTATCGCTTTTACCCAGTGGTCCATGATTGGCGCGTTGACTCGTTGATACATTAGAGAAAATAGCAATCAACTCGGTTAGTGTGCTTAAGCCATTAATCAAGCGGAGATGT
This genomic window from Psychrobacter urativorans contains:
- a CDS encoding SDR family NAD(P)-dependent oxidoreductase; its protein translation is MNIKLPCQYVNNKSHKPCVIIIGGTSGIGLALALEHIKLGWDVIVVGSSLEKIQALNKYYPMLTTIQNDVSKPDNRQKLFQQLNEQFNAQPFERLIYCAGWYLNERVTTLNQVDSAHSLAVNLQAFNDIFAWASENLKQQDYDNEYKSQRYSDQYPSQKPALICLSSIAGLLDYPYTSLYAKCKRAMIATASAYRLALAPFNIQVTCIASGYVNTQALRDLNDGDTSHKPFIMSEQTAVKHIMHAINHDVVLAIFPKRMRYLIHILNSLPSPLLNIIMRQKLDK
- a CDS encoding phosphatidate cytidylyltransferase; translated protein: MTLNPDHIFIISILSINILVWIVLSIPKNRKKLPSIYLITRSWWWMLALLFGCYLLAQITNAFGDYIYWWVLDGLFIVIGLQGLYEIFRLWRLPSKNKLLQKLAAQQSSQINAHNSASSLNVSNLSLLSVSHRGILDIGLLMLLVCLIISLLALHHLSFNRSMDGVLLFVLFASQFNDISQYLCGRLLGGRLFQRKLAPRVSPNKTIEGALFGSLLSASLATILGILVTPFSWVTSFAFAILLAVSGIMGDLLESAFKRHHGIKDTGTILPGHGGILDRIDSLLIGVPLFTVIYWLMY
- a CDS encoding patatin-like phospholipase family protein encodes the protein MTAPYTRVQLFSGGGARFGYYLGSYAALCEHNLKPDLIIASCGGSLAALLVDIAPEPKQLQALSISQELFNVVRASQPRVPNHGNRHSLLSKTGYFPQAIKRWLLSKHEHRLNHFHRTDTHDSLLSELQHFAMFDIIDEADWLESLMSLKDSTTNASYKFTALTAPDIAIIASRLLPAHASIAPAFLQEVLFAPTNIVAQSQFSFDCPIHAYAPQRIAPSIHMIEKWDISQAVRVSMADMYYLQPRYIEDLGWCLGGVIDLTPIELASQLGQRIFAETKAPYDKHLATPAIKRIFGFDPNSRLNAVHNFKSNHLQHNAQIHWLPFADNGQALAGQHVQKRMNFRAGLIELIHPEYDGFVQQMQAQWQYGYERTRDFLEHSRLSI
- a CDS encoding alpha/beta fold hydrolase, with product MVRFITLINKKYGVMSVYQLKSQFQNQLRPISNELVRLGVTANQITISAIVLSAGTAYLIATSAHYQRKHKVWWILPLSLFARMSLNAIDGMMAREHGQASQMGAILNEVGDIISDSLLIASLSPSLHAVFSEASDIYIVDFNHKHSAYSLSSPHSHLRLINGLSTLTELIAIFSNVSTSQRANHGPLGKSDRALELGLIGALVALGNHHYAHRAIHYIRLLFWLNEWLLIKTCFNRLSFIAHYYFDSMYPAPMLRVLNKQSKPLSASYMQQPIQGNAIMNNDLNINTAASPIIAQQSCFNAYDGTAIYYRYWLTMPLAEVAKRSAQAIDDPQKQVILLHRGHEHSGRLNELGECFAQAGYQVFAWDARGNGRSGGIKDHADSVTELERDLNDFVNLVIAQTGIAIENTMIIASSIGATLAAAWVHDYAPTIRGMILGTPAISIRLYLPLAIPVLKIARKFGLMSRVSSYVKAQVLTHDKAAQAAYNADPLISGSISSDLLIDTHATGQRLLDDASAITVPTFILCAGKDYVVDKQAERDFYDQLSAPIKRWQLYPDSFHAIFHETNKADIFADCIGFADSLFVQPVKTVDLTNAHQSSASKDKVDRLAIKPFNPNFAFTRFAMQKFGHVSDAIATGLEHGFDSGSSLDKVYVNTPNGKNYFGKVVDKFYLSNIGWQGIRIRREHLLELARIAIAKRSHADDHYNNYSTQSLRVLDIASGNGYYVFDLLAEFDSLHAELRDYDRHNVQVLTDRANELGVSERVMALEKDAFDLTSYTSIIADTAADNTNNLFDIAIASGIFELFSDNTLVSTALTGIHSSLAAGGYLLYTNQPWHPEQEFISKTLNNHRGSNWVMRCRSQAEMDQLVTQAGFTKLDMRIDRFGIFTVSLAVKQEMVNIKDLSSQSLTQTINDKSA